The following proteins come from a genomic window of Diorhabda carinulata isolate Delta chromosome X, icDioCari1.1, whole genome shotgun sequence:
- the LOC130902520 gene encoding proteoglycan Cow, whose product MKQSVFLLTFLVLISLCVAKRKFDGDFEFAEEENIPDRSEEKKTWMHDASSDLCRPLKCKKKEICLLEDASTAVCVSRKELKRNGDIVVPKTSNNVKLKKEDDVFYDTEEDIENENDFSTDAVICKPCPVVKPIFLCGADNKTYSSLCRLDYHNCIHRTNIRVDCKGFCPCSHGNPKRNQRQLEKIKYENDKHKSTREEIKSDGKDSRKLNRYLMKSELYTYTPQDFKYDNKHYKYIKYTKHNKDNVLYIEDKEKLRGYNEILDNKIYSGSISGTPVYPSKQCSTNAIESMGDRLLDWFSVVMTDVTRRRKSKNKSKVAFPPVCKTEVRWMFQHLDVNGDGILSLKELYDLEHDKNEICLKPFLQRCDIDGDLGVNSSEWCKCFRKSERPCIAAKHKITGDIQNMFIPDCDKQGYYLPVQCHSAIGMCWCVDKHGVEFANSRTRAKPNCENKGDFNTKYSSQIVSNVLNSSDDEEEDDTDQDIEGSADHPPDY is encoded by the exons GAGGAAAATATACCAGATCGTTCAGAGGAAAAAAAGACATGGATGCATGACGCTTCAA GTGATCTATGTAGACCACTGAAATGCAAAAAGAAAGAAATCTGCCTGCTTGAAGACGCCTCGACAGCCGTATGTGTTTCCCGAAAGGAACTTAAGAGAAATGG AGACATCGTCGTTCCCAAAACGTCAAACAAtgtcaaattgaaaaaagaagacGACGTATTTTACGACACCGAAGAAGATATCGAAAATGAAAATGACTTTTCAACTGATGCGGTTAT ATGCAAACCGTGTCCAGTTGTGAAACCGATATTTTTATGCGGGGCAGACAATAAGACCTACAGTTCGTTATGCAGATTGGATTACCACAATTGTATACACCGAACGAATATAAGAGTCGATTGTAAAGGTTTTTGTCCATGTTCAC ACGGAAATCCTAAAAGAAACCAGAGACAActggaaaaaatcaaatacgAAAATGACAAACATAAATCAACAAGAGAAGAGATTAAATCCGATGGAAAGGACTCCAGGAAATTAAACAGATATCTTATGAAATCTGAGTTATATACATACACCCCTCAAGATTTCAAATACGATAACAAACATtataaatacatcaaatataCCAAACATAATAAA GACAACGTTCTGTATatagaagataaagaaaaactCAGAGGTTATAACGAAATATTGGATAACAAGATATATAGTGGATCGATTTCTGGTACCCCTGTATATCCTTCGAAACAATGTTCTACGAACGCAATCGAATCGATGGGAGATCGATTACTCGATTGGTTTTCGGTAGTTATGACCGACGTAACgagaagaagaaaaagcaaaaataaatcgaaag TGGCGTTTCCACCAGTTTGTAAAACAGAAGTGAGATGGATGTTTCAACATTTAGACGTGAACGGCGACGGGATATTATCTTTGAAGGAACTCTACGATTTAGAACACgataaaaacgaaatttgtttaaagCCGTTTTTACAACGATGCGACATTGACGGAGATCTCGGCGTTAATTCGTCTGAATGGTGTAAATGTTTCCGAAAATCGGAAAGACCTTGTATCGCAGCCAAACACAAAATAACAGGAGATATACAAA ATATGTTTATACCGGATTGTGATAAACAAGGATACTATTTACCTGTACAATGTCATAGTGCCATAGGAATGTGCTGGTGCGTTGATAAACACGGCGTGGAATTCGCTAATAGTCGTACAAGAGCGAAACCAAATTGTG AAAACAAGGGGGATTTCAACACGAAATATTCATCACAAATCGTTTCGAACGTTTTAAATTCTAGTGATgacgaagaagaagatgatACAGATCAAGATATCGAGGGTAGCGCCGATCATCCGCCAGATTACTAG